One Ostrea edulis chromosome 2, xbOstEdul1.1, whole genome shotgun sequence genomic region harbors:
- the LOC125679626 gene encoding uncharacterized protein LOC125679626, giving the protein MYRFLFLAWILVIFSVINGILGEGPRFRDAKLVKHMENSRVSDASGIAASRKHRGVLYTHNDSQKRDHNVYAINASNADIISTLRLFPAQNHDWEDIAVGPCGDTTCIYVGDHGTIYRVEEPDFIYSDQILPNVSVFHYQWDYTSDTLMIDRHGNAYIISSHHDHDRKIARIAKDMWDSNTTVELSTHFHLHHLSNLHSRDSSGGDISPDGSQILISTHEHVYFWEVQHDDVLTTLQHTPIRLPTQTSGTIEGICWDSEGHNYYEIAENHHDTPPLYIFNRV; this is encoded by the exons GTCCGAGATTTAGAGATGCGAAGCTTGTGAAACATATGGAGAATTCACGAGTTTCTGATGCTTCTGGGATAGCAGCAAGTCGGAAACACCGTGGCGTACTGTATACACACAACGACAGTCAGAAACGAGACCATAATGTTTATGCCATCAACGCCTCCAACGCAGACATCATTTCCACTCTGAGGTTATTTCCTGCCCAAAACCACGACTGGGAGGACATTGCTGTTGGTCCTTGTGGTGACACAACTTGTATTTATGTTGGAGACCACGGTACGATTTATCGAGTTGAAGAGCCTGATTTCATCTATTCCGATCAGATTCTGCCCAATGTATCTGTTTTCCATTATCA GTGGGATTACACCTCTGATACTTTGATGATAGATAGGCATGGCAACGCGTACATTATATCAAGCCATCATGATCACGATAGAAAAATTGCTCGCATAGCCAAAGACATGTGGGACAGTAATACAACAGTAGAGTTATCAACACACTTTCATTTACACCATTTATCTAACCTACATTCTCGTGATTCATCCGGGGGCGATATCTCACCAGATGGCTCTCAGATTTTgatttcaacacatgaacacGTCTACTTTTGGGAAGTCCAACACGATGATGTATtgacaacactacaacacacaCCCATTAGGCTTCCTACTCAAACCTCTGGGACGATTGAAGGGATTTGTTGGGACTCGGAGGGACACAATTACTACGAAATAGCTGAAAACCACCACGACACACCCCCACTGTATATTTTCAATCGTGTTTGA